The stretch of DNA GCTTAATGTTGTAATTGGACCGAGACTTGAAAGCGTACACCTCATCCTCGTCCTCCACAGGAGTGAAGACTGGCTCATCCTCACCACTGGTGTCAGATGAAGAGCTCCAGGTCTCCTCCGTCTGCTGGAGAGGTCCACTGCTGCCTGTAGCTCCTTGCTGACCAACCTGAGGGACGCCCTGCTGGACCAGATAAGGAGAAGAACCCTCACCCACAGCAGTACTGGTGCTGCCACCATAGTAAAGCCCTGGATTGCTGCTATAACCCACAGAACCACTGGATTGCTGAGGATAGCCACTGTAGCCCACGTAGCCACTAGCCTGTCCCACAGGTTTCTCATAAGCTGGTGGGGACTGAGCTTGTCCAGAAGGTGAAGCCAAATACATCCACATGGGTGGTTCACCTTCAGGGACTAAAAAGAAAGGTCAGTGTCATTTACAGCCTCACCTGTTCATCTCAGGTGCACTATGGTTCAGACTCAGCTTACCTGCTTGTTGAGGAGCACAGAAGATGCCTCCGATCAGCAGGAAAGAAATCCACAACACCCTGCAAAAAACATCCTAGGTTAAAATCTAGTTTCATATCAGACGATCCAACAATTAAACTCAAATCAACCTCATCCCATGAAACTTCACTGATCAAGGATCGGGACATAATGTACTTAAGGCTGAATGGACTCACCTCATTTTGCTGCTAATGCTGACAGACTGCACCAACACAGAGTTCAGAACCTTCTGATAGTGACTCCAACCTGCAGGAACTGGTTTTAAATGATCCTCAGGGTGGCTGGAGACAATTGTAGCTGATTGCTGAGTGGGAACAGCTGCTGCAGGAACAGCAGGTTTTTTTTATTGGTGATATTAATAATAACTCCCTGTGCATGCAGgggttctctccaggtgctccggcttcctcccacggtccaaaaccatgactgtcaggttaattggtttctctaaattgtccttaggtgtgagtgtgtgtgcttgattgtttgtcctgtgtgtctctgtgttgccctgtaatggactggcaacctgtccagggtgtaccccacctgcatGCCCAGAGACTGCTGAAGAtaggcagcccccccccccccccccccccccccccccccgcaaccctGCAAGGATAAGCAGATAAAGAaaaaagatggatggatagatattgATGATGAGTCTGATGGTGTCACATCTCAGAGCAGCTTTTACAACTTTGGATCATGAATTTCTTCAAGAGAAACTTCAAAAGTAGGACAGGGTTTAGGAAACATTTAGGATTTTATTACTGGACTCAAACCCAGTTCTTTGTTTAAACATCAGCACAGATGGAGTAAATGAGCTCCATACTGATTTGACTCCTCAGTGAGTAAACATGACTAAAGGCATAAAAACAGCACAAACACAAAAatagcttttaaaaataattttttatcttaaatgaaatcaCATCAATTGATCTATTGAACTTACAAACAAATGCTTGtttctattaaaaaaaaacacagattttAAGTTTTTTGTTCGAGTTGGATTCATGTAAATAAACAGGAGAAAACTTCACAAATTTTGTTTAATCTATTTGGACTTCTCTATCTTTGAACTCTCTGTCCATTCCTGTCTTCATTAATGGTTCATCACTGAGTTTTGATTCTTCACACCTTTGCTTTGGGTTCACTTGTGAATGCATCACAACAGAGACCATCATCCAAGATCAGCATGATGAGAAATAATGAAAGCATAGGTTCATATATGAGTCATATAACACTGTTTTATTTGCCATGTTTTACTTTTGTTGACCTTTAAggtgaacaaaaaccaaatgctttTTCAGCTGCAGTTATATTGCTTCACTGCAAGCTAAGTTTATTTGAATGGGAAATGCAGCAGCTGGTGTTTCAGTTAAAATGATTTAAACACTTTCTGGTGAAATCACTTTTCAACGATAGTCCTTGCTTGGCAACAGATCACAAAGAGTTGTCTGTAGAAGGTGATGCATTTTAAGTCGCAAGAAATAAATATCTGAAAATCTTCAACCGGACTTCACTAAAAAGACAAATTGTGATCAAGGACAGTTCACGTTTGTCCCTTTTTACAAGTGAACTTTTGCATTTAAGTAAAATAGGACATTTTTTTAGTAGATAATGTCCTGGAACCCCTGTAGTTTGGGTTTAGAACCGAGACTGTTTTGTTAAAAGTCCTAAATGACATGTTTTTAGCTATTGATGCTGCGGACGCAGTGGCACCCTTACTTACGGACCTTATGGCAGCCTTTGACAAAGTCAATTACCAGATCTTGTCCTGCCTGGAGCAGTGGGAGGGGCACTCAGGAGCAGCTCTGCTGTGGATGAGGTCCTACCACACTGACAGAACCAAATGTAAATGCTGTGGGGATTAACCTTTTACCTTTATGCCCCAAGATTGTTTAACAGCCTCCCAAATAGCAACCCCTCCTAGGAATTTTTAAGCACCTGTAGCAGCACTtgaggtattttgtgcttttagaCGACTAGGATGATAACTCATTTTTATGTTGGCTAGTTATGGAGTGGTGTGTAATTGGTATAAATTTAGGGTTCTTCAAATCCCCCAATGCAATATTACTTTTATCCTATGTCATTACAATTCTAAAGTTTGTAAGATTGATTGCAGGCAGGAGGCTTGGGGAAGACAGGTTTATACAGAATTATAAGTCGATCTTTTGTGTTTTATTCACTTTAGTGGTTTAATTTAACTCCCATAGTTTCAAGAGCTCATTAATTTCAAGGCATACCAGACAAGCAATGTGATACAGCTGCTGTGTTACAGAGGGGACTTTATTTTTTTAGGTTTTAGAGTAAGGAAGTAGCTTATACTAATTTACAGGAAAATCTTTATTCAAACCATTGAAGTAGAAACCCTAGAGCAGCATTTTTGAAAATTGGAGCCTCAAacatcttcagcatcctgtgatttAAAACCTTGTGATGATGTCCTTTGCCGTGGTCGTGATGATATTGAGGCTCGTCTTGGTAGAGCTGCGTTGGGGTGTAGCGGAACTGGTTGAACAGCAGGCGCATAAGGTTGTAATTGGACAGAGACTTGAAAGTGCACACCTGATCCTCGTCCTTCACAGGAGTGAAGACCGGCTCGTCCTCACTGCTTGTGTCAGATGAAGAGCTTCAGCTCTCCTCCGTCTGCTGGTAAGGTCCACTGCTGCCCACAGCGCCATGCTGACCAACCTGAGGGATGCCCTGCTGGACCAGATAAGGATgcatctggcacgttggagaggtgttctcttcacggatgaatctcggtttacattgttcagggcagatggcagacagcgtgtgtggcgtcgtgtgggtgagtgctttgctgatgtcaatgttgtggatcgagtggcccatggtggtggtggagtTATGGtaagggcaggcatctgttatggacgaagaacacgggtgcattttattgatggcattttgaatgcacagagataccgtgatgagatcctgaggcccattgttgtgccgtacatccatgaacatcacctcatgtttcagcaagataatgcacggccccatgttgcaaggatctgtacacaattcttggaagcttaaAATGtctcagttcttgcatggccagcatactcaccggacatgtcacccgttaagcatgtttgggatgtgcttgaccggcacaTATGACAGCGTGTAcccgttcccactaatatccaacaacttcgcacagccattgaagagaagtggaccaacattccacaagccacaactgacaatctgataaactctgtgcaaagaagatgtgttgcactgcatgaggcaaatggtggtcacaccagatactgaccgtttCTGagaccccagacccccaataaagcaaacaactgcacattccagggtggccttttattgtgggcagtctaaggtacacctgtgcacaactcatgatgtcagatcagcatcttgatgtgacacacctgtgaggtgggatggattatctcagcaaagcaaaggtgctcactatcacacatttagactgatttgtgaacaatgtttgagagaaatggtaataatgtgtatctggaatgaattttagatctttaagtccatctcatgaaaaatgggagtaaaaacaaaagtgttgcatttatatttttgttcagtgtaaattACCTTATCATTAGGAAATAAGGGATTAATATATGGTGTCCTAAACTTCCACAAGTACTGattgtgctttttttaaaatTATCATCTGTGAATGACCTGGTTTGCTCCCTCGAACTGATTCTTAACTACTATCATTAATCAGTCAATATCATTAGAGATTATCCAATATCATCAGAAACATTATCTATTGGAGATAGATAGATTTCTAGGTTATCATGGTTTTATCCATTTTGTTGTTATCATATGACATTAGACATCTTACAGGTCAAAGACTACTACTCGAACCATGGGTCAAGTCCATTTATAACTTTGAAACTTTCCTAACAAATGAGTATTATAAACAAATCTCCCTATTTATGACTGAATTTACCTAAACCTTGATTTAGTGTTCATGATTTCAGTAATGTCTAATTTATGATCAGTTACTTCTATATGAGGATGTTAAATTATCTGTATAGTTACGGAATCTAGTTCTTTAAAGTTATGAAGAGTGTTATCTATCTGCCTCTGCCCTCAATTAACTGTTTATGTAATTAATATTGAACTCCTTCCTAGTTGGTTAATGAATATTTTCTGTCGTTTTGCTAAAAGAGAAAGACTTCTCTTTTGTTGCGTAAATCAGCTCTCACTTTCTTATCTCCTTCTTTATTCAACAAAGAGAGCAGCCTTAACCTTGACTCATCATTGTTTTTGATTTTATTATTTGCTAGAC from Nothobranchius furzeri strain GRZ-AD chromosome 5, NfurGRZ-RIMD1, whole genome shotgun sequence encodes:
- the LOC129163485 gene encoding uncharacterized protein, whose product is MRVLWISFLLIGGIFCAPQQAVPEGEPPMWMYLASPSGQAQSPPAYEKPVGQASGYVGYSGYPQQSSGSVGYSSNPGLYYGGSTSTAVGEGSSPYLVQQGVPQVGQQGATGSSGPLQQTEETWSSSSDTSGEDEPVFTPVEDEDEVYAFKSRSNYNIKRLLFNQFRYTPTQLYQDEPQYHHHHHGKGHHHKA